GTCAAgaatttcatttgtgttttgtgcaggaGCCTTTGGTGCTGACAACCCTCATCTCACTGTTTGTGAGGCTCCACAGCATCGTGCGGGTAAGTAACAGTGATGGCACtctgtatttttaatgtgctttacCAACCTTAGGTCATtgtaagaattaaaaaaaaaaaaacctggctTTGTCTAATGAGAGTGGTGTTGCTCTAGTTAATTCCAGTCTGCAAATGCTGTGTTCTCCTCTTACGgataaacaaatgcattttcttctttAGGATGACATTGTAAATGAAGTGACAGCAGAGCACCTCTCCATCTGGCCATCGTCTCTTCCGAAGTAAGAAGTTGCTTAATAAAAttagacttttatttatttttttttaaatacagttgaTGAAAAGTTATGATCTGTTTGAACAGCATACAGGCAGTAGATGTGGAAGCTGTGGCTGTCACAGTAAAAGAGCTGGTGTCCTACGCTCTAACTCTAAACCCCAATAACCAATCGTGGCTAATCACACAAGCGGACATCTACTTTGgtaagaaggagaaaaaaaacatacactggAAAAAGTGAAGCTTTAATGTGGGGCAGCAttatttttgtctaatttgcAACTTAACTTAGTCTATGTACTGACTTccatcttttctctctgttcagTGACAaatcagtattctgctgcactGAACTTTTACCTCCAGGCGGGAGCAGTGTGCTCTGACTTCTTTACAAAAGCTGTGCCTCCTGACGTCTACACTGACCAGGTAAATCACTCAGACCACTCTCAATTTGTCTAATTAGTAAAGCTCTAACTTGGTTTCAGTGAATATATAGAAAAGTATAAAAGGCAGAagtgaaatatttataaatctTCGTTTTACAATAATTGGTCTTTGCAGGTTCTGAAGAGGATGATCAAGTGCTGTTCGATGATGAACTGCCAcacacaggtcagaggtcaaaccGATCATTTCATTACGCCTTGATAAATTTAGTCTCCGTTAACACAAGGCTGTTTTAAAGTCCTGAAACAAAtagtttaataatccacatacACTATACAATAAACTAATCAGTGAACAGATTTCTCCCTTACTGGATTTTTTTGTGGAGGGGGGAATCCCACCCCAAAAACACACTCGTGCTGAAGTGGACTGTTTTAAGTAGAGCAGGCATTGCATGTATGTGAATATATTCTTTTAGCCAGCCTTTGTCCTACTTTCCTTGTCTAATGTTCTGTTAAGCACATACACGACCACAAACTGGTTTACATGTACACGAAACTGCATTCATGAGAAATCCATTACCCCCATTACGGTAACCGTGTGACGTAAAACATTaactaaatgcatttttctttgtgtaagATTGCAGTATTAATATACACTCTCATTCGCAGGTTGCGGTCCTCTGTCAGTTTCTAAGAGAAGTTGACTACATGACAGCATTCAAAGCTCTTCAAGAACAGAACAGGTATGGCAGCATTACACCTTTCATATTAACAACCAATAGCGCTATTGTTAATGtaaccatgttttgtttttgtttttttaaatcaccatAGTCATGATTCCATGGACTCCTTCTATGACTACATCTGGGACATCACCATCCTGGAATATCTCACACGTATCCTTATGCTACTGCCAGATTAATTCATGAAGGAAACAAATCAGTCAGCTCCACATTAGGAAATGGCTTTTTGTAGTCTTCACTCAGTGTGTGAGGTCATACATGTACTCTAAGCTGCATATTATCTTTGTTCTACCCCTCAATGGTACGTTCAGACATTCACCATAAACGAGGCGAAgctgaaaaaagacaaatagcGGTAAGTTGTTCGGACCTACGTATCAAGCTTATTTTCTATCACCACAAAAATAAACCCAACTCCTGTCATACAGCTTATAGTTTAGCTTTGTgggagctaaatgctaacacaacacacaaatgaaaCTATTTccgtccatttttttttttttaaattatgatagTGACATTGGTCTTGCAGATGTTTCTGAAGATGGTTTCCTTGATTCCTCTCTCCTTACACATTTTCCTTGTATATTTAGTGAAAGAGCATAAGATGAGGAAAAGATGCAAGTGAAGAAATTGTGACATATCAAAACTTTCCTAACCTTTTACCTTCTCCTCAGATAAAAGCAATTGGCCAGACAGAGCTTAACACCAGTAACCCAGAGGAAGTGCTGCAGCTGGCTgcacagaaaaggaagaagaggttCTTGCAGGCTATGGCTAAACTATATTTCTAGTAATCAAGAAACACTGAAGGgtggaaatgtatttgttttattttgtggtaGAAAATAAACttctaaataaatacagttcttgtttttcttgtaatCCTTGgaaattatttcttaaaaaaaaaaaaaaaaaaaagtcaataccCTGAGTCATacaaataatgcatttttgctacagcatttcatttgtttttccagttaTGTGAGAAATGAAATTGGGTGTAGGTGTCAAAGGTGTCACTTCATTCAGCTAACGCTTTCACCAGGGTTTCAAATAAGGTGTATACACGTGTTatgtttatcatttaaatttagATCCAAAACTTACACCTGGGTGACAGTATGGTTTGTCACCCTATGGTTTGAAGAACATCctttataaaaaattaaatagtgTTTGAAAGGTTTTACCCATTGgccaaatacatatttaatgtgttaccaaaaaaattaaattgcactttcagcattaaaatcattttttagacaatgacttgtttttttttttttgtttcttttttaaacaaaccatgACACTTTAAAAGCTGAATCCACGCATGCAGTTACTAAAGGCAGCATAATACTTTGGCAGAGACTTAAATTCAGGCACATTATCAAGCACAATATCCTAAATTTGACAGACTTCACATTTGCAGCCGTGCCTATGCCTGCATGCCTATGCAGACATGTCTATGGAGATTATGCCTCAGCAGTTGTCCTTGTATTACCCTCCACTGTCTGATAGGAGCAATCTCTGATAAAATACAAGACTCTTTGTGGACATTAAGCCTTTGACCTCACTCATTTCAGAGTTGTCCTTTTGTCATTccgtgtgtgtgtaggttttctctgtgttgttggGAGGAGTAGGAAACTGTCTCTTTGCCTCCTTCTGACTGACATcctcctaaaataaaaaattaaaaaaaaataaaaataaaaaactgtaaagtgGCATCATTTGTGTAGGAACAAaggtttggtttagtttttttttttttttttattcacagtttAACTTGCTGAAACAGAATAAGTTAGGTGTGTACAAACAGAGCATGAAACCAGATGTGCAGCCTGCACATGAATTTAAAGTGTCAAAGCACATCCTGTTTGTTTTGGAGCAGTCCAAAAATTTAGACCACCTCACGTCTTTGTTTGCAGTTCAAAGCGTGACAAACTACATGAACTGCACACAAGGTGCACTCACTTATTTACCGGGGACAGTATATATCAGTCGTATCAGTAAAATatcaaagtaaacattttaaaacttagtTTAATTTTGCAGCTCCTATAGAGATTTGACCAGATACCAAGAAGAAGATACTCACCAGCATGGCCAAATAATCTGCATGTGTCTGGATGTTGCATCTGTCCTCGTTCTCTATTTGGGTTAAGTCCCTCTGTGCTGCCTGATTAAAGTGGCCCATGGATTCAACAAAGGGAGCCATCCAGTTGACACACGGCTGGATGCTGCCTTTTGACAAACCTGAGcacaaacaaattataattattttgatGCCAATCTGctgatgcagttttattttttattttccacctgAATTTTTGTCACCTATAGGTGGTAAATACAAACATCCCACTCGGAgcctttacatttacagtatctaataaaatctaaataaaattaaaatccaatCTTACCCGAAGCCTTTTCAACCTTTTCCTGATCGAGGAAGTGAAAACAGACTGAAGCAGCCAACACGTGATAGTGAAAGTCCATGGAGTTTATGTTAAGGATACAGATATCTAAGAGCTGgtagaaggaaaagagaaaccGTCTTTCACTAGTGCAGGACAACatcaaatgtgtaaatatatttgaacTGTTATAAGGGTGAATGGAGGAAGACTGGAGAGGACACTAATGGATTTTCACGTCAGGGTCTTGCAGGAAGAAAAGCCTGATTGTGATTCTGATTCTGGGAGGTTTTTGTCAGTAGGTTTGCTTTAAAAGCTGAATCCTATCTCAACACCTACATGTGTCATTTGAACGTAAGTGTCGCTGGAAAACTGTGGCTCCAGCAGGTCATCGTTGGTTTTCGATGCCATCTGGAAGAAAAGCTTGAGCCAAGACACAGCGGTTTCAGGACAGAGATTCCAACCCAAGGCCTGTAATATGCAAGTAAAATGGAATCATAAGAAAATCAAATCACGCTTAATGATTAAGCATACGGAACAAAATATCCTAACACTCAATAGTTCTACCTTTAAAATGATCAACTCCATTTTAAGAATCTCATCCTCACAGAAGGTCCCTGCAGTCACATACGCCATCTCCGAGACCTTCAGAGGACGTCCTT
The nucleotide sequence above comes from Channa argus isolate prfri chromosome 1, Channa argus male v1.0, whole genome shotgun sequence. Encoded proteins:
- the LOC137106331 gene encoding G1/S-specific cyclin-E2-like, with the protein product MTKEGDCQKKRSENAPVKKGNVALKQLVHKGVIKPGILIEAPEKEPGTCEASYSFLTSKDSLVHLPPPPHIGWGFTEDVRMEVVRREQNCRCRINFMQKHPRIHPGMRSVLLDWLIEVSEAYTLHRQTFYLALDYFERFMLSQNDIEKGVLQLIGITCLFIASKMEEGRPLKVSEMAYVTAGTFCEDEILKMELIILKALGWNLCPETAVSWLKLFFQMASKTNDDLLEPQFSSDTYVQMTHLLDICILNINSMDFHYHVLAASVCFHFLDQEKVEKASGLSKGSIQPCVNWMAPFVESMGHFNQAAQRDLTQIENEDRCNIQTHADYLAMLEDVSQKEAKRQFPTPPNNTEKTYTHTE